From a region of the Babesia bovis T2Bo chromosome 1, whole genome shotgun sequence genome:
- a CDS encoding variant erythrocyte surface antigen-1 alpha subunit, with the protein MSSFKPYSSLTDAPTNLKEAIDWVLRVTGKDGKALNKETECICGLAAAVTDLLQSVQLEYNGYEGDVKNGADANKGPPKERVTECLNGLFSLVQGLGGAAVVRTYIDQLAQVLSALVGWSKIVTCGNSECNGGGGGNQHGKDGSCKYLKDVEENKPCETCGCMKWDVADPNSQGTPLGRKCQRCSDSGGSSAHRCDCSTGDSCSAGKECKCAEAGKCCKCCCKEKCGNCKKECSCVVNDKNDDTKKLERHIHKDSYQSAYGGLLSFESYVGGTNQAYRQPIWNDLSGILPGDKNIIGLLDGTASNRRHHCARILLGSVCLIWSGLTYMYWTGKYHKSSPRWNNHILDGSGLDDGTLSQWLQALGFPRGMINNSGPRNRWDAIIWDGHRDKLYLGFPDTGNNSNAHGHDNNANTFRNPAGMNYAGYIHTLEKGAFCSNGNVFPKNADDSSTSDTNIHKCGALIKLYILSCAYFTGLQKKRSTQSNTPTTPKTIREILYWLSALPYSPAYPLILEHGKNRLTEVTKKTGDTASTTEQSELKFHQTGRNHPITVHEFNLFAHFQAVTQYCPLVLIGIQGGIHSATKGTDTTKEPAIHSLYSNSHFSFTYPSVDIQAYNQVVHYIRGLFYQLYFLRKQCAVKVALGGKWRECRYGNGVLGKNVVSWMCLGCDPMEHDRKGRVEKVNGEILKGVKTGGDPLAGALKTLLEKIGEVVVQLGNAQEALEGKKPEAILGVKAALEKAKQKLEEAKGKLGEAKTKLGELTNGGGGGILKNVEDKLGELTKGDSGALHTLANGGNTAGSLQQVSSSEHEWEKDYSSAKDKISEVIHKIQEVLNLLKEWAEKKQDDDVLNVNKGALLDDIKKLQDICNCPKCPPCHEHANKCGRQPQSKYCDKCHQQYMDGFPSPLQAFLEDRLPGFSCDVVRNNDSEQPYPPAASHLGHCNGSGQCCPLPMGFRGQFYSGSTSDMTGSRLYGILYFFSNENMMQSCVYTLVRVTAALSATTPQVLGDVFGFFRGGIGEKERGKNKQGTGGIACKHEGDPSTDTDKSKYFCGWCASGLRDVVKKIEWIPNGNGTDGGSYRGTLGKALIEIKGEKGSSGGKQPASQPNTTALSRLTKNCQYLSPLTGELYTAVSATFGHVYLSWVLYLSDALHSGLESLSDAFKQIECRGCRGCDPNKCKKGSHGVTGGGLCGCQSIVSCTGVLPVLYRHGFSYGNPFNLEGFQQGDGKTDGQYDITKAGSTKKCHEFLESLNKVLEDKQAASNAHPLSNLLTQVGKLQYDIRLPWIFVLTVAWLVAVLYLAFGAIWPLDWAHMRSHWLRGGEHQWQCMWYKVMTGRKGMELVEYFGKT; encoded by the coding sequence TGTGGTacggacctacatagaccagctggcacaggtactcagtgcactcgttgggtggagtaagatagtgACGTGTGGTAATAGTGAGTGCAATGGTGGTGGCGGTGGGAATCAACATGGCAAAGATGGCTCGTGCAAGTATCTGAAGGATGTGGAGGAAAATAAGCCGTGTGAAAcatgtgggtgtatgaaatgggatgTGGCCGATCCGAACTCCCAAGGAACACCACTGGGAAGGAAGTGTCAGaggtgtagtgatagtggtggtagtagtgcTCATAGGTGTGATTGTAGTACTGGTGACAGCTGTAGTGCTGGGAAAGAGTGTAAATGCGCTGaagcaggcaaatgctgcaagtgttgttgtaaggaGAAGTGTGGGAACTGTAAGAAGGAGTGTAGCTGTGTCGTAAATGACAAGAATGACGACACGAAAAAGCTTGAACGCCACATACACAAGGACTCGTATCAGTCGGCATATGGAGGTTTATTGAGCTTCGAGTCATACGTAGGTGGAACGAACCAGGCATACCGACAACCTATATGGAATGACCTCAGTGGTATACTACCTGGTGATAAAAATATCATAGGCCTGCTTGATGGCACAGCCAGTAATCGCCGTCACCACTGTGCTCGTATCCTCCTGggctcagtatgtctcatctggagcGGACTTacctatatgtattggacaggcAAGTACCATAAAAGTAGCCCCcggtggaacaaccacatcctAGATGGTAGTGGCCTAGATGACGGTAccctatcccaatggctacaggccctagggttcCCAAGGGGTATGATTAATAATAGTGGTCCTAGAAATAGGTGGgatgctattatatgggatgggcATAGGgataagttatatttgggattcccggaTACTGGTAATAATAGTAATGCCCATGGCCATGACAACAATGCTAATACATTCAGAAATCCggctggtatgaactatgcagGATACATACATACTTTAGAGAAgggtgcattttgcagcaacGGTAATGTCTTCCCTAAGAATGCTGACGACTCTAGTACTAGTGACACTAACATCCACAAATGTGGTGCCCTCAtcaagctctatattctatcatgtgcctactttacTGGATTGCAGAAAAAGCGTAGTACCCAGAGCAATACTCCTACGActcccaagaccatccgtgagatcctatactggctcagtgcattgccctatagtccgGCATACCCATTGATACTGGAGCACGGCAAGAATAGGCTAACAGAGGTAACCAAGAAAACCGGAGACACTGCATCCACGACCGAGCAGTCCGAACTGAAATTCCACCAAACAGGCCGTAATCATCCCATAACCGTCCATGAATTTAACCTGTTTGCTCACTTCCAAGCGGTGACACAGTattgcccactggtcctcattggtatccagggtggaatTCATAGTGCCACTAAAGGCACCGACACCACTAAAGAacctgccattcactcccTGTACTCCAACTCTCACTTCTCCTTCACCTACCCATCAGTTGatatccaagcatacaaccaggtggtacactacattaggggtctgttctaccagttgtatttccttaggaagcaatgtgcagtgaaaGTTGCTCTAGGAGGGAAGTGGAGggagtgtaggtatggtaatggGGTGCTTGGGAAAAACGTtgttagctggatgtgcctggggtgtgaccccatggagcatgataGAAAGGGGAGGGTAGAGAAGGTAAATGGGGAGATACTGAAGGGGGTGAAGACTGGGGGTGATCCGCTTGCGGGGGCActaaaaacattattggagaagattggtgaagtaGTGGTCCAactgggtaatgcccaagaggcattggaagggaagaagcCAGAGGCTATACTGGGGGTGAAGGCggcactagagaaggcTAAGCAGAAACTGGAGGAGGCTAAGGGGAAACTAGGGGAGGCTAAGACGAAACTAGGGGAGCTGAcgaatggtggtggtggtggaaTACTGAAGAATGTAGAGGATAAACTGGGGGAGCTGACGAAGGGTGATAGTGGAGCACTACATACACTAGCGAATGGTGGTAATACTGCTGGGTCATTACAGCAGGTATCAAGTAGTGAACATGAGTGGGAGAAGGATTACAGTAGTGCCAAGGATAAGATAAGTGAGGTTATCCATAAGATACAGGAAGTATTGAATCTATTGAAGGAGTGGGCCGAAAAGAAACAAGACGATGATGTGTTGAACGTAAATAAAGGTGCACTGCTAGATGACATCAAAAAGCTCCAAGACATCTGCAACTGTCCCAAATGCCCACCGTGCCATGAACACGCCAACAAGTGTGGCCGACAGCCACAGTCCAAGTACTGTGACAAGTGCCACCAACAGTACATGGACGGCTTCCCCTCtcccctccaggcattcctcgaggacaGGTTACCAGGGTTTAGTTGTGATGTAGTACGAAACAATGACAGCGAACAGCCATACCCTcctgctgcatcccacttaggacactgtaatggttccggccaatgctgcccattgccCATGGGATTTAGAGGtcaattctatagtggcagCACCAGTGATATGACTGGCTCAAGACTCTACGGgatcctctacttctttagtaacgagaacatgatgcagtcatgtgtctatacactagtgagagTTACAGCAGCtctcagtgccactacaccacaggtactgggtgatgtattcgggttctttaggggtggtatTGGAGAGAAGGAAAGGGGAAAGAACAAGCAGGGAACAGGTGGGATAGCGTGTAAGCACGAAGGCGATCCTTCTACTGACACGGATAAGAGTAagtacttttgcggctggtgtgcctctgggttaaggGATGtggtaaagaagatagagtggatacctAATGGGAACGGAACGGATGGAGGGTCATACAGAGGGACTCTCGGTAAAGCACTAATAGAGATTAAGGGCGAGAAGggtagtagtggtggtaaaCAGCCAGCATCACAGCCCAATACTACTGCCCTCTCAAGACTCACtaagaactgccagtacctctcccccctaaccggtgaactctatacagcagtgagtgccactttcggTCACGTctacctctcatgggtactgtaCCTATCAGATGCGCTGcattcaggactagagtcactgTCTGACGCATTCAagcagattgaatgccggggctgtaGAGGctgtgaccccaataagtgcaagaagggaagtCACGGTGTGACGGGTGGTGGCCtgtgtggatgccaatcaatcgtatcatgtaccggggtactgccagTGCTGTATAGGCATGGattcagctacggtaacccattcaatctggaggggttCCAACAGGGGGATGGGAAGACGGATGGGCAGTATGACATCACGAAGGCAGGCAGTACTAAGAAgtgtcacgagttcctgGAGAGCCTGAACAAAGTACTAGAGGACAAGCAGGCTGCCTCTAATGCCCACCCCCTAAGCAACCTCCTTacccaggtcggcaaactccaatacgacatacggctcccgtggatctttgttctcacagtagcgtggctagtagcagtactctacctagcctttggtgccatatggccactggactgggcgcatatgaggtcacattggttacgAGGTGGtgaacaccagtggcagtgtatgtggtataaggtgatgacgggacgcaaaggaatggaactggtggagtattttggtaagacatag